From a region of the Malania oleifera isolate guangnan ecotype guangnan chromosome 12, ASM2987363v1, whole genome shotgun sequence genome:
- the LOC131144397 gene encoding HVA22-like protein c isoform X1: protein MKSESFLSVLAKNIDVLAGPVVALVYPLYASIRAIESRSLEDDQQWLTYWVLYSLITLFELAFAKVLELFPIWSYAKLIATCWLVLPHFKGAAYVYQHFVRPFYMNPQTATIWYIPRKKNIFKKRPDDILTAAEKYIEEHGTEEFERLIINKAEEERARRGHHMFFDDDYGY from the exons ATGAAATCTGAGAGTTTCCTCTCAGTACTCGCTAAAAACATTGATGTTCTTGCTGG GCCTGTAGTTGCTCTTGTTTACCCTCT TTATGCCTCAATCAGGGCTATAGAGAGCAGGTCTCTTGAAGATGATCAGCAATGGCTTACATATTGGGTTCTATACTCTTTGATCACACTCTTTGAGCTCGCTTTTGCCAAAGTCCTAGAATT GTTCCCCATTTGGTCTTATGCTAAGCTGATTGCAACATGCTGGTTGGTCCTACCGCATTTCAAAGGGGCAGCATATGTTTATCAGCACTTTGTTAGACCTTTCTACATGAATCCACAAACCGCGACTATCTGGTATATCCCAAGGAAGAAGAATATCTTCAAGAAGCGCCCAGATGACATTCTAACTGCTGCAGAGAAATATATCGAAGAGCATGGGACGGAAGAATTTGAAAGACTCATAATAAacaag GCTGAAGAGGAAAGGGCCAGGAGGGGACACCACATGTTCTTTGATGATGACTATGGCTATTGA
- the LOC131144397 gene encoding HVA22-like protein c isoform X2, producing MKSESFLSVLAKNIDVLAGPVVALVYPLAIESRSLEDDQQWLTYWVLYSLITLFELAFAKVLELFPIWSYAKLIATCWLVLPHFKGAAYVYQHFVRPFYMNPQTATIWYIPRKKNIFKKRPDDILTAAEKYIEEHGTEEFERLIINKAEEERARRGHHMFFDDDYGY from the exons ATGAAATCTGAGAGTTTCCTCTCAGTACTCGCTAAAAACATTGATGTTCTTGCTGG GCCTGTAGTTGCTCTTGTTTACCCTCT GGCTATAGAGAGCAGGTCTCTTGAAGATGATCAGCAATGGCTTACATATTGGGTTCTATACTCTTTGATCACACTCTTTGAGCTCGCTTTTGCCAAAGTCCTAGAATT GTTCCCCATTTGGTCTTATGCTAAGCTGATTGCAACATGCTGGTTGGTCCTACCGCATTTCAAAGGGGCAGCATATGTTTATCAGCACTTTGTTAGACCTTTCTACATGAATCCACAAACCGCGACTATCTGGTATATCCCAAGGAAGAAGAATATCTTCAAGAAGCGCCCAGATGACATTCTAACTGCTGCAGAGAAATATATCGAAGAGCATGGGACGGAAGAATTTGAAAGACTCATAATAAacaag GCTGAAGAGGAAAGGGCCAGGAGGGGACACCACATGTTCTTTGATGATGACTATGGCTATTGA